The proteins below come from a single Mucilaginibacter mali genomic window:
- a CDS encoding DUF5017 domain-containing protein: MKHIYQCLVAGLVVVGALSSCKKQAIDTPNFDVTVDKTSYAVNEPIVYTFSGTADIVTLYSGINTSTVNTEYKNKDRLTIDGGKPQMQFTSFRSGTSTQANTLKVLMSADYDNILNPDDIQKATWNDLTAKFTLSTGVDNTASGLVDLTDQMKPNTPVYLAFKYVAKKDAAVAQPTWTIKNLAITNTAPDGTVTTIATIANSLSTTNWGVMSIANSANNWTYNTTALTFTGGAINADDNEDWIISQPIQLDRAIRASGTNIKASPTTRLTTYTFPGYATAGTYTVTFEAINANKWDTRLTTKEFTITVK, translated from the coding sequence TTGAAACATATATATCAATGCCTGGTTGCCGGCCTTGTTGTGGTGGGCGCATTATCATCCTGCAAAAAGCAGGCTATAGATACGCCTAATTTTGATGTAACGGTTGATAAAACCAGCTATGCGGTAAACGAGCCGATTGTTTACACTTTCAGCGGCACGGCCGATATTGTAACCCTTTACTCGGGCATCAATACATCAACCGTTAATACCGAATATAAAAACAAAGACAGGCTGACTATTGACGGCGGCAAGCCGCAAATGCAGTTTACGTCCTTCCGTTCGGGAACCAGCACACAGGCTAATACACTTAAGGTATTAATGTCGGCCGATTACGATAATATTTTAAACCCGGATGATATTCAAAAAGCAACCTGGAACGATCTGACCGCGAAGTTTACGCTTTCAACCGGTGTGGATAACACCGCTTCGGGCCTGGTTGATCTGACTGACCAGATGAAGCCAAACACCCCGGTTTACCTGGCATTTAAATACGTAGCCAAAAAGGATGCCGCCGTTGCCCAGCCTACCTGGACCATCAAGAACCTTGCCATCACCAACACGGCGCCCGATGGTACGGTAACCACCATTGCTACGATAGCCAATTCGCTGTCGACCACCAACTGGGGTGTAATGAGTATCGCTAATTCTGCCAATAACTGGACATACAACACCACCGCACTGACATTTACAGGTGGCGCTATTAATGCCGATGATAACGAAGATTGGATCATCAGTCAGCCCATACAGCTCGACCGGGCGATCCGGGCATCGGGTACCAATATTAAGGCCAGTCCTACAACCAGGTTGACCACTTACACCTTCCCGGGCTATGCCACAGCGGGTACTTATACGGTAACCTTCGAGGCTATTAACGCCAATAAGTGGGATACCAGGCTGACGACAAAGGAATTTACGATAACAGTTAAATAG
- a CDS encoding fasciclin domain-containing protein, giving the protein MKKSITKILAIMILPCLLGLAGCKKISSYDYPPSTATPYVLISNDNNFSTFKGIVDRAGLADLLNSNDAYTVFAPNNTAFSSVGYTATYINSMTNADLAILVKNHIVQGKIDVKATTSPLTTLSGRKINVQKGGSTYYLDGGDILNTNLATTGGYLNTINRMIYDKPTILDVINTYNVGVTTVAAQLTYLAAAITRASTGSTNFTALFSGTDAYTLFAPTNDAFNNAGYASVAAVQAAAPDVLGNLLKYQMIQGTKLTSTFDSVAVKAYNGTNIYFDVTQNANKVTSWFANGINFSTTGGNLTANNGVLHVVGRFFPAPVTTNTLDRITSDATLTMFAALIARASTADPKFNYTNMLSGNSSYTVFAVNNTGLIAAGYANVAAINAESPTVLAAILKLHIVPKRVNNISIAEGGTVASLSGTNLTINTSGGYKVKGPSNAASITVATGNVVTTNGILNIIGSILTP; this is encoded by the coding sequence ATGAAAAAAAGCATTACCAAAATATTAGCGATCATGATATTGCCCTGCCTGCTTGGGCTGGCGGGCTGCAAAAAGATATCATCGTATGATTATCCGCCCAGTACCGCTACGCCATACGTGCTGATCAGTAACGACAACAACTTCTCTACCTTTAAAGGTATTGTAGACCGGGCCGGACTGGCCGACTTGCTGAACAGTAACGATGCCTATACCGTATTCGCGCCAAACAACACGGCCTTTTCTTCGGTAGGGTATACGGCTACCTACATCAACAGCATGACCAATGCCGACCTGGCCATACTGGTAAAAAACCACATTGTACAGGGCAAGATCGATGTGAAAGCAACAACCTCGCCCCTCACTACACTTAGCGGCAGGAAGATCAATGTACAAAAAGGTGGAAGCACTTACTATCTTGATGGAGGCGATATCCTTAACACTAACCTGGCCACTACGGGAGGGTATTTGAATACCATTAACCGGATGATCTATGATAAGCCAACCATTTTAGATGTAATTAATACCTACAACGTTGGTGTAACCACGGTAGCGGCGCAACTTACTTACCTGGCGGCAGCCATTACAAGGGCAAGTACAGGCAGCACCAATTTTACAGCTTTATTTTCGGGCACCGATGCCTATACCTTATTCGCGCCTACTAACGACGCGTTTAACAATGCCGGGTATGCCAGTGTGGCCGCCGTGCAAGCCGCCGCGCCTGATGTTTTGGGCAACCTGCTCAAATACCAAATGATACAAGGCACAAAACTAACCAGCACTTTCGACAGTGTTGCCGTGAAAGCTTATAATGGCACCAATATTTATTTTGATGTTACTCAAAACGCTAATAAGGTAACATCGTGGTTTGCTAACGGTATTAACTTTAGCACCACCGGTGGTAACCTTACAGCCAACAATGGGGTTTTACATGTGGTGGGCAGATTTTTCCCTGCACCGGTTACTACGAATACTTTAGATCGTATCACTTCCGACGCTACCTTAACTATGTTTGCCGCGCTTATAGCGCGCGCCAGCACTGCCGATCCGAAGTTTAATTACACCAATATGCTATCGGGCAATTCATCATACACCGTATTCGCCGTTAACAATACGGGTTTAATAGCAGCGGGTTATGCCAACGTAGCGGCCATCAACGCGGAAAGCCCGACTGTTTTGGCAGCGATACTGAAGCTGCACATTGTACCTAAGCGTGTTAATAATATCAGCATTGCCGAGGGCGGTACAGTTGCATCTTTATCAGGCACCAACCTTACCATTAATACCAGCGGTGGTTATAAGGTAAAAGGCCCGTCGAACGCGGCCTCGATAACCGTCGCTACCGGTAACGTAGTAACTACCAATGGCATCTTAAACATTATCGGTTCGATATTAACACCTTAA
- a CDS encoding sialidase family protein, giving the protein MRRTALFLLLSGMVFSCSTAKKQFSAHVQVVEEGMPGQTSPIPFSPGIPVYDAAAVSYNRDNKSVFNIQFNQPVIISVADKPQPWGFFQFPHIGTRPDGSLQVKWNMKADAMSAYGMEGSGAAISADGGKTWQLQKHTETTGDVLLPNGDRLEIATPKPIDTKNLKMPKPVLTSAQGNTYTKETSSYYRLNDLPADCQAVYLKRLKKGETEWKDEKATLADPNAARHTTAGLLPVIWWGDMHVAADGSLIAGVYPGTLVNDEGKLVPKSNVFFYRSTDNGHSWNIQGRLMYQADILADAKGNKRMGFTEPAFEILPDGTFICVSRTTDGNGNGPMYAAYSKDWGKTWTTPKAFSANGVLPQLLQLKNGILVLSSGRPGVQLRFAADGKTWSDAFEMLPYATEKDQVSCGYTGLIAINSDTFLVVYSDFNFKNASDEVRKAIKIRQITIDPASSRRAHIPKESIINPN; this is encoded by the coding sequence ATGAGGAGGACAGCGTTATTTTTATTGTTGAGTGGGATGGTGTTTTCGTGCAGTACAGCGAAGAAGCAATTCAGCGCACACGTACAGGTTGTTGAAGAAGGGATGCCGGGGCAAACATCGCCCATCCCTTTCAGTCCGGGAATCCCGGTTTATGATGCCGCCGCAGTTTCTTACAATCGCGATAATAAGAGCGTTTTTAATATTCAGTTTAATCAGCCTGTCATCATCAGTGTGGCAGATAAGCCCCAGCCATGGGGCTTTTTTCAATTCCCGCATATTGGTACCCGGCCCGATGGCAGCCTGCAGGTAAAATGGAACATGAAGGCCGATGCCATGTCGGCTTATGGCATGGAGGGTTCGGGCGCGGCCATCTCTGCCGATGGCGGCAAGACCTGGCAATTGCAAAAACATACCGAAACCACCGGCGATGTGCTGTTGCCAAACGGCGACAGGCTGGAAATTGCCACACCCAAACCTATCGATACTAAAAATTTGAAGATGCCCAAACCGGTGCTCACGTCGGCACAGGGAAATACTTATACCAAAGAAACATCCAGCTATTACCGGCTTAACGATCTGCCTGCCGATTGCCAGGCGGTGTATCTGAAACGTTTGAAGAAAGGCGAAACCGAATGGAAAGATGAAAAGGCAACCCTTGCCGACCCCAATGCCGCCCGGCACACCACAGCCGGTTTGCTGCCGGTAATTTGGTGGGGAGATATGCATGTGGCGGCCGATGGTTCGCTGATAGCCGGCGTTTACCCCGGCACGTTGGTGAATGATGAGGGGAAGCTGGTGCCCAAATCAAATGTATTCTTCTATCGTTCCACAGATAACGGGCATTCATGGAACATCCAGGGCAGGCTGATGTACCAGGCCGATATCCTTGCCGATGCCAAAGGCAACAAGCGGATGGGCTTTACCGAACCTGCTTTTGAAATTTTACCCGATGGCACCTTCATCTGCGTTAGCCGCACTACCGATGGTAATGGCAATGGCCCTATGTATGCCGCTTATTCAAAGGATTGGGGCAAAACCTGGACTACCCCCAAAGCCTTTAGCGCCAACGGTGTATTACCGCAATTACTGCAACTAAAAAACGGGATACTGGTACTATCTTCCGGCAGGCCGGGTGTGCAGCTGCGTTTTGCAGCGGACGGGAAAACATGGTCGGATGCTTTTGAGATGTTACCTTACGCTACGGAAAAAGACCAGGTATCCTGCGGCTATACCGGTTTAATAGCTATAAATTCAGATACTTTCCTCGTGGTTTACTCCGATTTTAATTTTAAAAATGCTTCCGACGAGGTGCGGAAAGCCATTAAAATACGGCAGATCACCATTGATCCTGCATCATCCCGCCGGGCGCATATTCCAAAAGAAAGTATTATCAATCCAAATTAA